The sequence below is a genomic window from Sphingobacterium sp. ML3W.
CCTATATCTACCCTATTTGGAGGTGCAGTAAGCAACACACTTCCTGTCCTATGGACATTAGCTAGTGGCGATACGAACAAAGACATAGCAGAAGCTTTACAACTAATCGCTGAAAAACGTCACCATACCTTTAAATTAAAAATTGGTCGTCAAGACCCTGATATTGACGTCGCTCATGTGGCAGCTATAAAAGCTGCCGTAGGTTCAGATATCAAAATCACCGTCGACGTCAATCAAGCTTGGTCTGAATCTGTAGCCAAACGCAGTATTCAAAAATTGCAAGATGCCGGCATTGACTTAATAGAACAACCCTTAGTCAAAACCAACTTTGATGGACTAGCACGTTTAACAGCTTATTTTGAAGTCCCTATTATGGCTGATGAAGCAGTGCAAACGACCCAAGATGCTTTTAAGTTAGCTAAAATACATGGTGCTAGCGTTTTTGCACTTAAAATTGCTAAATCTGGAGGCTTGACCAATATACAAAAACAAGCAGCCATTGCACAAGCATCAGGTATAGCCTTATACGGAGGAACCATGCTCGAAGGAACGATTGGCTCTCT
It includes:
- a CDS encoding muconate cycloisomerase family protein, with the protein product MQQIKITHIETIIVDLPTIRPHHLSMAVMKKQSMVIIRLFSSDGIEGLGESTTIGGISYADEFPEGIKLAIDTYFSPLLIGQDPTRINALMKILDKNVSGNNFAKSGIETALLDAQGKRLNVPISTLFGGAVSNTLPVLWTLASGDTNKDIAEALQLIAEKRHHTFKLKIGRQDPDIDVAHVAAIKAAVGSDIKITVDVNQAWSESVAKRSIQKLQDAGIDLIEQPLVKTNFDGLARLTAYFEVPIMADEAVQTTQDAFKLAKIHGASVFALKIAKSGGLTNIQKQAAIAQASGIALYGGTMLEGTIGSLATAHLCATLPNLDWGTELFGPLLLTDDIVKKPIVYQNYSLEIPEGSGLGVELDMNKIEKFKRK